The genomic DNA TTAGCATGATCACGTTTCACGTCTTTAAAAACATCGGGATGACCATCGAACTTCTGCCGATTACTGGAATTCCGCTGCCGTTTGTCAGCTACGGGGGAAGCTCATTAATGGCAACATGCTCGCAGTCGGCCTCATATTTTCAATCCGTTATCACAATAAAAAGTACATGTTTTCAACGACAGTATAAGAAAAGCGAAGGGAAAGTCCTTCGCTTCATTTAATAAACGGGCAGTAAAACTCCAACTAAGGGAAATTTACTTTATTCAATGACTCCTTCTTCGGTAATAATGACTTTTGTATTTACATCGACTGTCAGGTTTTGATATTCATCTTCCCACTTTGAAAAATCAAAGTTTCTTGTCCTACTTTTGACAAATGCGCCGAATCCGATTGGATCAATGTTTTTTTCTTGAAACCTGGAAATTAACTTTGAACATTGTTCGTTTATGTCTTTTTCCATTGTTTTTTCAATGTTATCCTTTATTTTCCCGGTTAATTGATTTCCGGTATAATCCGTTATTTCACCTTTTAATTTTATGTTTAGTTCGATTTTATATGGATTTCTTCCGATTAACTTCATCTTATGCTTTGATGAAATGATTTCTATCGAAGCTGCATTGCCGTTAGCTCCAACATGAGTGGTACCTTCATTATATTGATCGGTCATTAATTTAAAGAAAAATAATTTATCAACGGAAAGCTCATCGACTACTTTGTCTTCTTTGAATAAGCAGAGTCCGTTAATTTCGACCTTTTTTTTATTACTTTTTTTTATAAGAGGCAAGTAACCGTCTTTGCCTTTTTGATAATAATCCGATAAGAAAATCTTTAAATTGGATTCAGGCAAATCTTGGTGATCCATGTTATGTTGAAATAGGCGGGCCAGGTAAACGGCATTTCCTCTGTTCCCGTATTCACCTTCAAGATTGCATACAAAACATCAAACACAATATATGTACAAGGTAATTCTTCAGCAATCCGTTTTATTTTTTGCTCCTGTTTTAATTGGAACCGATCCATCGCCAATTCCCACATATCCCTTTTTCCTCGGGATCATAAACAATGAGTTCTCCATCCAGGATTACATCGTTATCAAAGGATAAGGTTTCTAATTCAGGAAACGCCCTAGTGCAATTTGTCCGATGTCTGGTAAAACACTGAATTCCTTTATTTTTTTAGGGATTAATTCTAATTGAATACCGTCTGTCTTCCATTCGATTATCCAATCTCCATCAGAAAAAGGCTCACTTGGAGTTAAAAGAATTGACCAAATAAATTCAAAACTTTTAAACATTCAGTATATTACTAATATTCAGTAATATAGAAATCATATTCAAATATATATCATTAATTACATATTCATGCAAAAATTATAGTTATTCACCAAATGATAGTACCCAAATTCTTACAATAAGTTACAATATTCTTGCCGGCAAAAAAAAATTGGGAGGTGAAAAAAGAAATGTTTTATAGTTTATTTACGACTGGAAGTGTTAGTTATACTTATGTAGCTAACAAGATTGTTGATGCATTGGTTGGATTAGTTCCAGGTATGGATGCTCGAGCAATTGCGGCTTCTATTGCTTATAAACTTAAAGTAATAGCAAGATCAACAGACGGATTTTCCTGGACAGATCTCGGCGGTATCATAGTTGATTTAGCAAGGTTCATTGCAGACTTAGTTCCAGATGCCAAGTTTTCTAAAATCGTAGGAATTCTTTGGGATTTAGCGCAATTGCTATAATACTTTAATATCTCCTTGTATAAAAATAGCCAAGTGATCCTCTATGGATTATTTGGCTATTTTTACTTTTAACTATAGCTGGTAAATATGATTGAAAAAAAAAGCTACTACGTATCTTTACATAAACATTATCTGTTTTCATATATACCGATCCAAAAAATAATATTGAGTGGATTGGATATTGCGATTAAAAATCCCGATATAGATGACTTAGATTTACTTTCTTTTTGTCTAAATGGTATTATCCATAAAAAACTATACTATCTATAAAATGGTATAATTATAGAAGGATAGTTTTTTTGACTGATAGTATCAGTATGTCCAAGATTTAGAGATTAATTCAATTGTCTTGAAGTTCTTGCACCAGAACCTAAAATAAAATGTTTTTAACGATTTCATTTGATTCCAAATTCTTTCTTCATATATTCTTCAAAGTGTTGATCAATGTATTCTTCGATAAAACGATCCCTTTTGTTAACATCTTCAATTTTACTAAATAGCCCTACCCTCTTAAGTCGTTCTGATTCTGGTTTTTGTTCCCACTGCTTTAGTGCTGCTCGTTTTAAAGCAGATAAATTTGTGTGAATATATTCCGAATAAAAAACATATACCGCATAATGTTGCCTTGGGTTATATGGGCTAAACTTGTTAAACGAGACATCATTTTAGAAGAATATTCGGAACCTATCGGCAAAGAAATTACCCCGCATGATTTACGGCATTTCTTTTTAGGTTCAACGCTTCAGAAATTCGCAATCCCGCATAAGCCAAAAGAGTAACCAATGCATAGTTTCGTTTGTTTTCGCTATCTAATACCAACTTATGGAATTTCCGATGTCCTTTTGCAATACAATCGCCATGTTTATTAAGTTTTTTTGAGGTTGCTTTAAATGTTGTAACATTATTATCTACCCATGTAAGAATCTTAATAGAATTAGCATAAATGTTACCCATTCTTTCAATGAATTCCCTCTTCTCTATGTTAATATAATGCCAAGCCAGTTTTTCAGGAGGTATTTTTTATGGGAAAGGCAAGCATGAAGAAGTGGTTATTTGCTTCTGCAGCATCTTTATCAATTCTTGCAGCACAAGGAACAGTAGATGCAGCAGCTCCACATAAAGTGGTGAAAGGAGATACTTTATGGGAGCTTGCTAAACAAAATGGGATAACAGTTGATGAATTAAAAAATGCGAATAATCGTCAAAATGATATGATATACGTTGGCGAAACATTAACTATTCCTAATCATACAGTAGCTCAATCAAGCAGTTCTACTGTACATAAAGTGGTGAAAGGAGATACTTTATGGGAGCTTGCTAAACAAAATGGGATAACAGTTGATGAATTAAAAAAAGTGAATAATCGTCAAAATGATATGATATACGCTGGCGAAACATTAACTATTCCTAATCATACAGTAGCCCAATCAAGCAGTTCTACTGTACATAAAGTGGTGAAAGGAGATACTTTATGGGAGCTTGCTAAACAATATGGAGTAACAGTGGAAGGACTAAAAGTAGTGAATCATTTACAAAATGACACTATTTATATTGGACAAACTTTAACTATTGGAAATGGTTCGTCTTCCGCTGAAGCACAAATGGCTCAGCCTGCTGAACCGGCAGTAAATAAGCCGCCAGCTCCATCTCAGTCTTTGAATATTTCAGCTGAAGATAAAGACTTATTGTCCAGATTAGTAGAGGCAGAAGCGAAAGGTGAGCCGCATGAAGGAAAAGTAGCAGTAGCGATGGTTGTATTAAATCGTGTTGCTTCTCCAGAGTTCCCAAATTCTATTCATGATGTCATCTATCAGAAGTTAGAAAACGGTGAATATCAATTTACACCTGTAGCAAATGGAGCCATTAATCAGCCTGCATCTGATGATTCAAAACGGGCGGTGAATGAAGCACTAGCCAGTCAAAATCATACAATTGATGCTCTTTATTTTTACAACCCACGAATCGCAAACAATGATTGGCAGAAAACACGACAAGTAACAGCCATTATTGGAAACCATGTATTCGCCAAATAAATACTGACAATTAGGCTCTGGTGCAAAAACGAACATAGAGTGTCAGTTTCCTCTAAATTGATGCTGACCTTTTCTGTTCCCATGATTACCGATAATCCAGACCTTATGATCCATTTGAATGGGGATCGAGGATACGGGAAGGCTTAGTATTGAGTCTGTTGTACTCATTTAAAATGGTTTTCACAGTATCTATTTGGCATTTGTTCTATGCATTTAAACCATCAAAGTGATTTTCAGCTGAAGTCGGCTCATTATATTAACTATTTTATAATAAGTAGTAAGCTTTTGATTGCTCGATAACCAAAATTCATACCAAACCCAACTAAGACTATTCCGGCAATGACAGATAACCATTTTAAGAAACGCTGATTAGCTAATTTTTCGTTCAAAATGGACTGAAGAAGCAACGGTTAAATCCCAAACAGTAATTCCAATGGAAAAATCTTTAGTAGAAGAAAGTGTAACTCAACGCTTCGATGGGATATACATTAACAGTGATATTTGAATTTGAACAATGGGACAGCCGCAAGTATGAAGGTTGAATGCCTTCCTATTTGTGGATTGTTTTTTATGTGGAAATTAAAATACATATTTTTTGTTGATTAAAAAATGAGCAGGAGTGAAAAAGGTGGCTAGGACTAAAGCTAAAATTGGTGATCACATTTTATTTCAAAGGAAAGACCAAATTATCGAAGGTATTGTTGAAATTGTAAGAGAGAATAGCGTGATAATCGAAATATCCCAAGATGCTGCCCAAGAATTGGGTTATGAAACCAATAAAACTGTTGTAAAGCATTCGAATTATGTTGTAAAAAAAGCAACAGCTTAAAGGTGATATTTTGAATAATACGGATTGGCTTCAAAAACTGAGAAACGTTTGGTTTATTGGAATTTTTCTCATAGGTGCCATTGGCTTTTTGACAGTAGTAATACGAGACTAAAACTAAAGGAATAGGTTTTGTTTATAGATGTAAAATAAAGTAATTACCAAATGAAAGAAGGGAGTGTCAAGGCCGATAATAATTTCCTCAAAATCGCCGGTTTAAAATTCCCAAGAAGGATCGTTAAAATTCCTTCTGGTTTGTTTTTTTTTTGCAAACGTTTTCCTTAAGTTCGTTTATCCGTTCTTTCACGATAATTATCCTTTCACGACAGTCAGAAGAGATTCCTTTTCACTTCATCCAAAGTTTGCGTTAAATTCTAATTTTACGAAAATATAGTGAACAAAACAAATGTTTGTTATAATATAAGAATATATATGGAGGTTTTTAAACATTGAGTAAAAATATAGAACAGATCATTATGGATATTTTAAATGAAAGACTATCACCATCTTTAGTATTTTTGTTTGGGTCAACTGTCAAAGAATTTACTCATAAAGGTAGCGATATCGATATTGCATTTCTTAGTGATGAAAAAGAATTAGACAAATACGAAATATTTATGATCGCACAAGAGTTAGCATCCAAACTAAACCGAGATGTTGATTTAATTGACCTAAATCAAGCGAGTACGGTATTACAGGCTCAAATTGTTTCAACAGGTAAAATAATATATTGTACTGATGAACGGAAAAAAGCTGCGTTCGAACTAAAAGCTTTAAAAATGTACGCAAAATTGAACGAAGAGCGCTCTCCTATATTGAAAAATATAGATGAAAGTGGGTCTATTTATGAAAAATGATGTTATCTTAAATAAAATCAGTATTATTGAGCGATGTATTAAGCGTATCAATGAAGAATATGCTGATAACCCCAAGAATTTAGAAAACTATACCAAACAAGACTCAATTGTACTAAACCTTCAACGAGCATGTGAAGCTTGTATTGACCTTGCGATGCATATTATAGCGGAGAAAAAACTGGGACTCCCACAAAGTAGTCGAGATGCGTTTACCATTTTAGAAGAAGAAGGTATTATCTCCCCTTCTCTGTCTCATAAAATGAAAGCTATGGTCGGATTTAGGAATATAGCCGTCCATGATTATCAAGAACTTAATTTAGCTATATTACAAAAGATTCTTGATAATCATTTAATAGATTTTATGCATTTTACAAAAACCATCCTTCTTTATTAATAATCTATAGTTAAAAAAATTATGTAAACGAAATTGTATTTCATACAAATTTTAAACAAATTTCAATACAAGGACAGAGACCATTGATACCTTCCTTTCATCAAACGGTTAACATAATCGTATTGGGATGTTAATGTTTCCATTTGAACAAATTTTTCGCTTCGATACCGATCATACCCCTTTTTTATATTATCAGTATGTCCAAGATTTAGAGATTAATTCAATTGTCTTGAAATTTTTGCACCATAACCTAAAATAAAATGTTTTTAACGATTCATTTGATTCCAAATTCTTTCTTCATATATTCTTCAAAGTGTTGATCAATGTATTCTTCGATAAAACGATCCCTTTTGTTAACATCTTCAATTTTACTAAACAGCCCTACCCTCTTAAGTCGTTCTGATTCAGGTTTTTGTTCCCATTGCTTTAGTGCTTCTTGTTTTAAAATCGATTCTACTCGCCTTCTAGTGATTAAATCAGAAATTTGTTGTTGTCTTCTTTTTTGAGATTCTTCTGGATCAGGTAAATGTTTCATGATGTTTTTATATTGTTCTTCTACTTGAACCATATATTGCATAATTAATTTATCGTACTCATCTTTAATTTCCTTTAGCTATGCTCCAGCTACTTCTTCTATCCCCTTTCTCACTTCTTCTACAATCTGGCGCTTTATTATATTTAGATCAAGAACATCATTTTTCGGTTCTTCCTCTATCGGAAACGGACGTAAATCAAAATGATTCTCCAAATCCTCAAAGATGGCATCGAGGGACCATTTTTGCTCCCGTCTTTGTTTAATGAATAAGGCAATCTTTAGATCCAGTTGATCATAAACTTTTTCATTGTTTATCCTGTTTACATAATGAATGTGTTGTTCCTCA from Bacillus methanolicus MGA3 includes the following:
- a CDS encoding Ger(x)C family spore germination C-terminal domain-containing protein produces the protein MPESNLKIFLSDYYQKGKDGYLPLIKKSNKKKVEINGLCLFKEDKVVDELSVDKLFFFKLMTDQYNEGTTHVGANGNAASIEIISSKHKMKLIGRNPYKIELNIKLKGEITDYTGNQLTGKIKDNIEKTMEKDINEQCSKLISRFQEKNIDPIGFGAFVKSRTRNFDFSKWEDEYQNLTVDVNTKVIITEEGVIE
- a CDS encoding site-specific integrase, which gives rise to MGNIYANSIKILTWVDNNVTTFKATSKKLNKHGDCIAKGHRKFHKLVLDSENKRNYALVTLLAYAGLRISEALNLKRNAVNHAG
- a CDS encoding LysM peptidoglycan-binding domain-containing protein produces the protein MGKASMKKWLFASAASLSILAAQGTVDAAAPHKVVKGDTLWELAKQNGITVDELKNANNRQNDMIYVGETLTIPNHTVAQSSSSTVHKVVKGDTLWELAKQNGITVDELKKVNNRQNDMIYAGETLTIPNHTVAQSSSSTVHKVVKGDTLWELAKQYGVTVEGLKVVNHLQNDTIYIGQTLTIGNGSSSAEAQMAQPAEPAVNKPPAPSQSLNISAEDKDLLSRLVEAEAKGEPHEGKVAVAMVVLNRVASPEFPNSIHDVIYQKLENGEYQFTPVANGAINQPASDDSKRAVNEALASQNHTIDALYFYNPRIANNDWQKTRQVTAIIGNHVFAK
- a CDS encoding DUF2187 family protein, with the translated sequence MARTKAKIGDHILFQRKDQIIEGIVEIVRENSVIIEISQDAAQELGYETNKTVVKHSNYVVKKATA
- the mntA gene encoding type VII toxin-antitoxin system MntA family adenylyltransferase antitoxin is translated as MSKNIEQIIMDILNERLSPSLVFLFGSTVKEFTHKGSDIDIAFLSDEKELDKYEIFMIAQELASKLNRDVDLIDLNQASTVLQAQIVSTGKIIYCTDERKKAAFELKALKMYAKLNEERSPILKNIDESGSIYEK
- the hepT gene encoding type VII toxin-antitoxin system HepT family RNase toxin, yielding MKNDVILNKISIIERCIKRINEEYADNPKNLENYTKQDSIVLNLQRACEACIDLAMHIIAEKKLGLPQSSRDAFTILEEEGIISPSLSHKMKAMVGFRNIAVHDYQELNLAILQKILDNHLIDFMHFTKTILLY